One part of the Humulus lupulus chromosome 9, drHumLupu1.1, whole genome shotgun sequence genome encodes these proteins:
- the LOC133802470 gene encoding ADP-ribosylation factor GTPase-activating protein AGD12-like — MNRAMGDRPYELGRPASGKRRLKDLLLEKDNRVCADCGAPDPKWASANIGVFICLKCCGVHRSLGTHISKVLSVTLDEWSDDEIDSMIEVGGNSSANSIYEAFIPEGIKKPGPTASHDERSKYIRSKYELQEFLKPSLRISSISSAKTSLQSSFSRKLMDSFRSSNSHNSEGMVEFIGLLKVKVTKGKNLAVRDMLSSDPYVILNLGQQTVQTTVVKSNLNPVWNEELMLSVPQPFGPLKLRVYDHDLFSADDIMGEAEIDLQPLITSAMAFGDAGMFGNMQIGKWLKSSDNALIDDSTVNIVDGKVKQEVSLKLQNVESGELELELEWMPLEQ, encoded by the exons ATGAACAGAGCAATGGGTGACCGTCCATATGAGCTTGGGAGACCTGCATCAG GTAAAAGAAGATTAAAGGATTTATTGCTTGAAAAAGATAATCGTGTCTGTGCTGATTGTGGTGCACCAGATCCTAAGTGGGC GTCAGCAAATATTGGAGTATTTATATGCTTAAAATGTTGTGGTGTACACAGAAGCCTTGGTACACATATCTCAAAG GTCTTGTCTGTGACATTGGATGAATGGTCTGATGATGAAATCGATTCAATGATTGAAGTTGGAGGAAATTCTTCTGCTAACTCGATTTACGAGGCATTTATCCCTGAAGGAATAAAAAAGCCAGGACCAACTGCTAGTCATGATGAGCGTTCAAAATATATCCG GTCAAAGTATGAGCTTCAAGAATTTTTGAAGCCTAGCTTGCGAATTTCATCAATTTCTTCTGCAAAGACCTCTCTCCAATCAAGTTTTTCTAGGAAGCTTATGGATAGTTTTCGGAGTTCAAATTCACATAATTCA GAGGGAATGGTAGAATTTATTGGTTTATTGAAGGTGAAAGTAACGAAAGGCAAAAATTTAGCTGTCAGAGATATGCTGTCCAGTGATCCTTATGTCATTTTAAATCTTGGGCAACAG ACTGTTCAGACGACCGTAGTAAAGAGCAATTTGAATCCAGTTTGGAATGAGGAACTCATGCTTTCAGTTCCTCAGCCATTTGGCCCCTTGAAGTTG CGGGTGTATGATCATGACCTTTTTTCAGCGGATGACATAATGGGAGAAGCAGAGATTGATCTTCAACCCTTAATAACCTCAGCAATGGCATTCGGTGATGCGGGAATGTTTGGAAACATGCAGATTGGAAAATGGTTGAAGTCAAGTGACAATGCCCTCATAGATGATAGCACTGTCAACATTGTTGATGGGAAGGTAAAACAGGAGGTGTCACTCAAACTTCAAAATGTGGAATCTGGAGAACTAGAGCTAGAACTAGAGTGGATGCCTCTTGAACAATAG